The sequence below is a genomic window from Halolamina litorea.
TGGGTTTCGAGGCGCTGTTCGTGTTCCTTGCGCTCGGTCACGTCCCGCGAGTAGACCGAGAGGCCGTTGTCGTCGGCGAACGCTCGGATCTCGACCCAGTAGTCGAACGGCTCGGGCACGTACTGTTCGAACGCGGCCGGCTCACCGGTCGCCATGACCGTCCGGTAGCGTTCCTCCAACTCCTCCGGGACCGAGTCGCCGAACGTCTCCCAGAGGTTCTCGCCGACGATATCGGCGGCGTCGACCCCGGTTCGCTCCGCCATCCGGTCGTTCCAGAACGTCACCTCCCAGTCGGTGTCGACGGTGTACACCGCGTCGGTTGTCCGCTCGAGCAGACGGTACACGTCCGAGAGGTCGGTGGCGGCGAACATCGCGCCGACGACCTCGTCGTCGTCGTAGATCGGTTCGGCGCCGGCACGGTACCGGTGTTGCCCCCATGGTTTGACGAAGGTGAACGTCTCCGTGACCCGCGAACGGGTCTCGATCGCCCGGCGCTTGACCTCCATCGCCGGCGCCGCCGCGTCCCCGGAGAACAGTTCCGTGTCGGTCCGGTCGGAGATCTCCGAATCCGGCGGGTCCGGGCCGTCGTTGTGAACCCAGGTGGGCCGGAGCTCCGTGTCCACGAGCGCGGCGTTCATCCCCCCGGTTTCGAGGGCGAGCGACACCAGCCGCTCGGCCCGATCCGGGGTTAGCCCGAGGTCGGTGTCGTCGTTGTCCATGCGGCTGAACTGGTCTAGGGTAGTAAATCGTTGACCATCTGCGATGCCGGCCGACCCACCACGCGAGAGTGACGACGAGCGGCGGTGTGGCGGGTGGCGCCGACGGGCTCAGCCGTTCGAACGGAGCGCGGGCCCGGGCCTCAGTCGTCCGACGGCGCGGCCCCGTCCTGTGGCGCTTCGGAAACGACCGGACTGACACCCTTGCGGTTGGCGTCGAACTCGGAGAGCCCGTAGACGAGGCCGACGAGCAGCACGACGCCGAGGGGCAGTAGCGCGAGCGGCGTGATCCGGGTGAGCCCCCACACGAGCAGCAGCACGACGGCGACGAGCGCGACGGTGATCGCGTAGTAGAGCTGTGTCCGGACGTGGTCGATGAGGTCGGCGCCGGTGAACGTCGAGGAGAGCACCGTCGTGTCCGAGATGGGGGAGCTGTGGTCCCCGAAGATGGCGCCGGAGAAGATCACGCCGACCATCGCCGCGATGATCGTGTGGTCGCCAGTGAGGTTCCACGCGACCGGGATGACGATGGGCGTCAGGATCCCCATCGTCCCCCAGGAGGTGCCCGTCGAGAAGGCGATGAAGGCAGCGAGCAGCAACACGAGCGCCGGCAGAACCGCGACCGGGAACTGCTCGCCGACGACGCCGGCGACGTACTCGCCGGTCTGCAGCGCGCTCACGACCTCACCGATCCCCCACGCGAGCACGAGGATCGAAACCGCCGTGAGCATGAGGCCGAACCCGTCGATGACCGTGTCCGTCGCCTCCCCCAGCGGGAGGATGCCGTAGAGTTTCCCGAGGGCGAACCCGGTCACGACCATCGCGAAGGAGCCGTAGATGAGCGCCGACGCGAAGTCGGCGTTGGTCACCATGTCCATGAGGCTGGCGCCGGGGGAGTAGCCGGTCCACAGCGCGCTGCCGATGGTGACGGCGATGAGGACGCCGATCGGCGCGAAGAAGCTGACCAGCCGGGGGTTCTCCGCGCTCGGCGCCCCGAGGTCGGACTCCACGTCCTGCATCGGGCGGGCACCCTCGCGGTTCACCTGCCCGGTGCGCCACGAGCGGTGCTCGGCGTCGAGCATCTCGCCGTAGTCGCGCCCGGAGAACACGATGATCGCCACCATCACGATCGCGAGGATCGAGTACATGTTGAACGGGATGGAGTTGAGGAACACCTCGAAGGCGGGCGGGTGATCGGCGACCCCGGCGGCCTCGTACCCGTCGGTGATGAGCGACAGTTGGAACGCCACCCACGAGGAGATACCGAGCGTCGCCACCGGCGCCGCCGTCGAGTCGACGATGTAGGACAGCTTCTCCCGGGAGACCCGCAGGTGGTCTGAGACGTCCTTCATCGCGGAGCCGACGATGGCCGTGTTGGCGTAATCGTCGAAGAAGAGGACGACACCGAGCGCCCACGCCACGGCGCCGGCCTGTCGCTGTGAGTCGAGTCTGGCGATCGCCCAGTCCCTGACGGCGTAGGAGCCCCCGAGGTTCCAGATCATCGCCACGCCCGACCCCAACAGCAGGGTGAACACGAGGATCCGGACGTGGAAGTCGCCGGCGACGGCGGCGACGATCCACTCGAACGTCTGTACGACCCCGAGGCCGCCGGTGAAGATCACTGCGCCCGACCAGATTCCGAGGAACAGGGACAACACCGCCCGGCGCGTCGCGATCGCCAGCACGATCGCCAGCAGCGGTGGGACCACCGAGAGGGCGCCGAACTCTGAAGCCATGATCCCACATATTTCGTTCGAGATTACATAAAACCCGTCTGCGGTTCATCGTGCGATGAGTGTCCGGCGCCGTTGCTCGGCGGTCGATATGTCGCCCGGAACACTAACTGCCAGCCTCATCCCGGGGCTGCGTGCCGCGTCGGCTGGCTAACCCTCGTGCCGGGCGGGTGGGTACGCCACCAGCGGGGCTCTCGCCCGAATGTCGCGTACCCGGGTTCTCCGCGCGATCATCGCTCCCTGGACGGGAGTACTCCGGCGGGGATGTGGGGCACGCACTCAAGGTTCGACGCGGGCCGGGATACGTTTTCCGCCCGCGCCGTCGGCGCCGTCAGGGCGCCCCGCCCGACGATTCGTCGGCGTGACCTCCGGCGCTCCGAAGGTTCGCAGCCGAACTCCCGGCGACGGTTCGAAACCGTCGAAAACGCCCCGATACGGCCCTGTTGCGGCCGCTATCCGAACGCACTTATCGGCGGCAGCCCAGCCACGAGTAATGTCAGTACGTGTCGGCCTCCTCGGCGCCACCGGCGCCGTGGGTCAACGGTTCGTCCAGCTGCTCCATGACCACCCGACCTTCGAGATCGCCGCGGTCACGGCCAGCCCCGAGAGCGCCGGCGAGTCCTACCGCGACGCCGCCAAGTGGCGCGTCGACACGCCGATCCCGGAGTCGGTCGCGGGGATGACCGTCATCGAGACCAGCGCCGAGGCGATCCCGGACGATCTGGACCTGCTGTTCTCCTCGCTCCCCTCCGGTGTCGCCGCCGAGGTCGAGCCGGAACTCTGTCGGGCGGGCCACGTCGTCTCCTCGAACTCCTCGAACGAGCGCATGGCCGAGGACGTGCCCCTGACGATCCCCGAGGTCAACGCCGACCACCTCGACCTGATCGAGACCCAGCGCGCAGAGCGGGGTTGGGACGGCGCGCTCGTCAAGAACCCCAACTGCTCGACGATCACCATGACCCCCACCCTCGCCGCCCTCGACCAGTTCGGCCTCTCCCGGGTCCACGTCTCCACCCTGCAAGCGGTCTCCGGCGCCGGCTACTCCGGCGTCACGTCGATGGAGATCATCGACAACGTCCTCCCCTACATCGGCGGCGAGGAGGAGAAGATGGAGACCGAGTCCCGCAAGCTACTCGGCAGCGTCGAGGACGGCGAACTCTCGCTGCACGACGTCGAGGTCGCCGCCTCCTGTAACCGCGTGCCTTCGCTCGACGGCCACCTGGAGAACGTCTTCGCCGAACTCGACGAGAACCCGACCGCCGCCGAGGTCCACGAGGCCCTCGCCGACTTCGCCGGCGTCGACCTGCCGTCGGCGCCCGAACAGCCGATTCACGTCTTCGAGGACCCCGAGCGACCACAGCCCCGACTCGACAGGATGCGCGGGCAGGGGATGCAGATCTCGGCGGGCGGCCTGCGTGAGACGCCCGAGGGGATCCAGTACAACTGCCTCGCACACAACACGATCCGCGGTGCGGCGGGCGCGTCGGTACTCAACGGCGAACTGCTCGTCGAAGAAGGCTGGGTCTGAGGCTGCGCGCGGACTGATTCAGACGACGCGGTTCTCGATATCGCCGCCCGTCTTCAGCGCCTCGTAGTTCGCCGCCACGATGTCGCTGAGGCGGTCGAAGTACTTCGGCGTGTGGCCGGCGTTGTGCGGCGTGATGCGGACGTTGTCGAACGCCCAGAGCGGGTGGTCCGCCGGGAGCGGTTCGGGGTCGGTCACGTCGAGGAACGCGGCGCCGATGTCGTTGCTGCGGAGCGCGGCGACGAGCGCGTCGGTGTCGACGACGCCCCCGCGGGCGATGTTGACCAGCGTGGCGTCGGGCGAGAGCGTCTTGAACGCCTCCGAGTCGATCAGTTGCTCGGTCGCGTCCGTGAGCGGACACGCGAGCACGAGCGAGTCCGTGCGGGCCAGCGCGTCGTGAATGTCCTCGAATCCGAGCACCTCGTCGGTCGGGCCACCCTTCTCGGGGCTGTATCGGACGCCGATGGTGTCGACACCGAACGCGTCGAGTCGCTCGACGGTGGCCTGTCCGATGGCGCCCATGCCGACGATGGTGACCGTCGAGCCCTGCAGTTCGTCGGTGCCGAAGGACTGCCAGACGTGGTTTCGCTGGTTCCGGGCCGCACGCGGGAAGTCCCGCGCCATCGAGAGTAGCGCACCGAGGACGTACTCCGAGATGTTCGGCCCGTGGACGCCCGAGGCGTTGGTGACGGCGACGCCGGCCTCCTCCAGCGCCTCCATCGGGAGGTGACCGGTGCCGGCGAACGAACAGGCGAACAGTTCGAGGTTCTCCGCGCGCTCCAACATCTCCGGGTCGATGTTGAAGCCGGCGACGACTCGCGCGTGCGGGATCAGCTCTCGCTCCTGTTCGGGGGTCTCGGCGACGGCGATGTCGGCGTCGGGGAGCCGTTCACGCATCGCTTCGGCGTAGTCGTCGACGGAGATGCCGTGGATCTTCTGGCGCAGCAGTAGCACGTCTGGTTCGCTCATGCTCGCGGCTCGGAACGGGCGCGAAAAGAGTGTACCCTTCTCGGCTCGCGTCGCGAAAGCCGCCGGAACCGTACCCGATTTAGGCACCCTCGGCGAACCGCGACTGTGCTCTCCGCGGACACCCGACAGCGACTCCTCGTCGCCGTCGCCGCCGCCACGCGCTTCGGCTCGGGGGTGCTCCTCGGGACGGGGCTGGCGTTCTACCTCGGCCGGGACGACGCCTCGGCGCTGGTCGTGGGGCTCGTCACGACCGCGTACTTCCTCGGGATGACCGTTTTCTCGCCGTTCTGGGGCGCCGTCGCCGACGTGACCGGGCGTCGCCGCGCGGTGCTCGTGGCGACCGGGCTGGGAGCGACGCTCGCGCTCGCCCCGCTGTTCCTGTTCTCGGGCGTCTGGGTTCCCATCCTCTCCCGCGGGCTCTACGCCGTCTTCGCCGTCGGGTTCGCGCCGGTGATGCTCGGCGTCGTCTCCGCGCGCGGCGGCGACGAGGGCCGTGGGCGCTCGCTCGGCTTCTTCAACGCCGCGCGGGCCACCGGCTTCACCGGCGGCCAGCTCGCGGTCGGCCTGCTGCTCGGCATGCTCGCGCCGGAGTGGATGTACGCCGTCATCGTCGCCGGCAGCCTCCTCTCGACGCTCGTCGTCGCCTTTCTCGACGACAGCGCGGCACCCAAGCCCGACAGCCAGCCCACCGTTCACGAACTGCTCGCGGAGGTCCGGCGGCGCCTGATCCCGGCCGTCGACGACAGGGACCACCTGCGCCGTAACGGCCTCTGGATGCTCTACGTCGCGCTCGCGTTCCGCAACGCGACGGTGATGGGGCTGTTCGGGCTGATGCCGGTCTACCTCCCCGAAACGCTCGGAATCTCGGAGTTCGCGATGGGGGCGCTGCTGGCTATCAACCCCGCGGGCCAGACCGTGTTCATGCTCCTGTTCGGCCGCATCGCCGACGCGTGGGGCCGCAAGCCGCTGGTCGTCGTCGGCATCGCCGGATCGGGGCTGTTCGCGCTCGTCGCCGCCGCCGCGACGCTGTTCGCCGGCCCCCTCCGACTCGTCGTCGCCGCGCTCTCGTTCGTGATCATCGCCGCCGCCTACTCGGCGATGACGACGGGCGCGCTGGCGTTCATCGGCGACGTGGCGCCCGAGTCCCGGGAGTCCGAACTGATGGGGTTACGTTCGACCGCCAAGGGCGTCGGCGGCGTGTTCGGGCCGGTCCTGATCGGCGGCCTCGTCGCCCTCGTCGGCTACCCGACGGCGTTCGCGGTCGGCTCCTCGATGGCGTTCATCGCCGCCGGACTGGCGGGCTGGAAGCTGGTCGAGAGCCGTGAGGGCGTAGTGTTCCCGGGGCGAGGAGCCGTTCCGGGGGACGACTGATCGGTCCGGCGCCGTTCGGCCGGACTGGACGACTGATCGGTCCTCACACCCACAGAGCTACGAGAGTCGTCAACGCGCACCATTATCCCCCCGCCGCTCGAACCCCGGGGCATGACCGAGATGCAGTACACCCGGCTCGGCGCGACCGGGCTGGAGGTCTCACGGCTCTGTCTTGGCTGTATGAACTTCGGCTCCGGCTCGGAGTGGATGATGAACGACCGCGGCGAGAGCATCGACCTGCTCCACGAGGCGATGGACGCCGGGATCAACTTCCTCGACACCGCGAACGTCTACTCCACCGGCGAGAGCGAGGAGATCGTCGGCGAAGCCATCCAGTCCCGGAACCGAGACGAACTGGTCGTGGCGACGAAAGTGCGCGGCGAGATGCACGAGGGGCCCAACGGCTCGGGGCTCTCCCGCAAACACATCCTCGATCAGGTGGAGGCCAGCCTCGACCGGCTGGGGACCGACTACATCGACCTCTACCAGATTCACCGCTGGGACGACGACACGCCCATCGAGGAGACCCTCGCCGCGCTCGACCACCTCGTCGAGACCGGGCGAGTGCGCTACATCGGCGCCTCGACGATGTCGGCCTACCAGTTCACGAAGGCGCTGTACACCTCCGACATCGAGGACTACAGCCGCTTCACCTGCATGCAGCCGGAGTACTCCGCGGCCGCGCGCCACGAGGAGGCGAACCTCCTGCCGGTCTGTGAGGGCGAGGACGTCGGCGTCATCCCGTGGTCGCCGCTCGCGGGCGGGTTCCTTACCGGGAAGTACGAGCGCGACGCCGACGCCCCCGAGGGCTCCCGCGGCGCCGCGAGCGAGCACGTCGAGCGGAAGTTCACCGAGGCGAACTGGGAGGTGCTCGACGAGGTCCGGGCCGTCGCCGACGATCACGACGCCACGCCCGCGCAGGTGAGTCTCGCGTGGCTGCTGGCACAGGACGCCGTGACGGCGCCGATCATCGGCCCCAAGAACAGCGAGCAGTTGCAGGACAACCTCGGCGCGCTCGACCTCGACCTGAGCGACGACGAGGTCGAACGCATCGCGGCACCGAAGACGCCGCGCTGGCCGGCGGAGTAGCCGGGACCGTCCGTGGTGGACGGACCGTCTTCGGCGTGAAAAGAGACGAACCCCCGTTCAGGGCTCGGAGACACCCTCGTCGGTGATGAGGGAGTCGATCAGTTCCACCGGCGTCGCGTCGTAGGCGGGGTTCTCGATCTCGACGCCCTCGACCGGTTCGCGCATGACCTCGCTGCCCGGGCGGAACTCGTTCTCGAAGCGGAAGTCGTCGATCACCTTCGTCGAGGAGCCGACAACGGTGACCGGCACGCCCTCCCGAGCGGCGACGGCAGCGATGGGGTAGGTGCCGATGCGGTTGTAGAGCGTGTCCTCGACGATGCAGTCCATCCCGACGATCACTCGATCCACGTCCTCCATCACGTAGCCGGCGGCGCTGTCGACCAGCAGGTGTGGCTCGACGCGGTCGATACCGGCGAGCGTGCGGGCGGTCTTCCGGCCGAGGTAGCGCGGGCGGGCCTCGGTGACGTAGGCGGTGAGGTGACAGCCCTCCGCGCAGGAGGCCTCGACGGCCTCCAGCACGGTCGAGGAGTAGTCGTGGGTCAGGATCGTCTCGCCGTCCTCGAAGGTGTCGGCGGCGTGGGCGGCCGCGCGGCGCTTGCCCGACTCGACGCGGGTGACGGCGTCCTCGATGGCGCCTTCGAGCAGCGACTTCGCCTCCTCGGGGGTGTCGGCCTCGCCGGCGACGGCGTCGACGATACTGCGCATCGCGGTGTGCAGCGAGGCGTGGGAGGGGTTCGCCCGCCGGAGCGCGCCGGCGTTGTGTTCGAGGTCCCGGTCGAACGTCTCCGCCGAGACGTACTCCCGGTCGAGCAGTTCCCGGAGCGCCGTCGCGGCCTTCACGGCGACCGCCGAGGAGGAGTGACTCCGCATCTCCCGGATCTCGGCGACCGTCTCGTCGATCATGCTCACGGCGTGGGTCGCTCTCCCGATAGGTGTTGCTACTCGGACGCTCCGGGCCGCGTCGGCGACGCCGCCGCCGAAAGCCACGTGACCCTCGCGGCCCTATATCGGATCATGTCCTACCCCGTCACCTACTACTGCCCGCGCTGTGGGGCGGTCCACGAACTCCAGCGCGACGGCTACCTCGCGGACAAGACAGTCACCCCCTACCCGCTCGAGGGCTGGAACTACGTCGACCCCGACGACGAGTTCGAGGAGGTCGACGGCGTCGACGGGGTCCGGATCGTCTGTGGCGACGAGGACCTGCTGCTCTCCGGCGACGATCTCCCCGAGGCTGCGGAAGCACCTGATTCGGGCTGTGGCGAGCCGTTCTACCTCTCGTTCGTGAAGTTCGAGGACGGCGTCGAGGTCGAGCCCCGACAGGAGGGCGACCGCGTGACCATCGGTGTCGGCCCGAGTCGGCCGCGGGGGCCGGACCAGCCCAGCGGGCCGGCGGGGCCACACGGCGACTGAGCGCGGCGCTTACTCGCCGTACTCCCCCTGCATCCACGCGTAGACCGTCGGGTGGCTGAGGAGGTACGCGACTGGCAGGAGGAACATGAGCAGGGTGCCGGCGACGACCACCTGCGTATACGGATCGGGCGGGCTGGCGACCGCCGCGAGCGGGAACGCGACGACGATCGTCGCGACCGCGATACTGACGAATCGGAACAGCCGCGATTCGAGCATACCGCCCGTAGCGCCCGTCCCGGCCTGAAGCTTACCCCTTGATGTTGCAGACCGGGAACGTCCGCGCGACCTTGTCGCCGATGCCGAGCGCGTCGCTCACCGCGACGACCTCGTCCACGTCCTTGTAGACGCCGGGGGCCTCCTCGGCGACGGTCGCCCCGGAGTTGGCTTTGACGTAGATGTGGTCCTGTTCGGCGAGGTCGTCCTGCACGTCGCCGCCCCAGAACTCCTGTTTGGCCTGCGTGCGGGACATCAGCCGGCCCGCGCCGTGGGCCGTCGAGCCGAACGTCTCCGAGAGGGAGCGCTCGCCGCCCTTCAGCACGTAGCTGCCGGCGCCCATCGACCCCGGGATGATCACCGGCTGACCCACGTCGCGGTAGGCGTCGGGCACTTCCTCACGGCCGGGCGGGAACGCCCGCGTGGCGCCCTTCCGGTGGACGAACAGTTCCCGATCCTCGCCCTCGACCTCGTGGGTCTCGCGCTTGGCGATGTTGTGGGCCACGTCGTAGAGCAGTTCCACGTCCTCGCTCTCGACGCCGTCGAACACGTCGGCGAGGGTCTCGCGGGTTCGGTGGGTGATCAGTTGTCGGTTCACCCACGCGAAGTTGACCGCGGCGCACATCGCGCCGTAGTACTCTTCGGCCAGTTCCGAGCCGGCGGGGGCCGCCGCGAGGTCCTTGTCGGGCAGTTCCTCCAGCAGGTCGCCGTGCTGTTGCTCGATCTTCCGGACGTAGTCCGAACAGATCTGGTGGCCCAGCCCGCGGCTGCCACAGTGGATCAGGACGACGATCTGGCCTTCTTCGAGCCCGTAGGCGTCGGCGACGCCGTCGTCGAACGTGTCGGTGACGCGCTGGACTTCGAGGAAGTGGTTACCCGAGCCGAGACTGCCCATCTGGTTCATCCCGCGGTCCTTGGCCTTCTTCGAGACGAACTCGGGCTTGGCGTCGTGTCGGCAGCCCTCGTCCTCACAGTGGGCGAGGTCGGCCTCGGTCGCGTAGCCCTCCTCGACGGCCCACTCGACGCCCCGCTCCATCGCCCCCTCGACGGCGTCGCGGCTGCCGTTGACGACGCCGCCGCCGCCGAGTCCCGAGGGGACGGCGTCGAACAGCGCCTCGACCAGTTCCTCCTCGCGGCCACGCACGTCCTCGTACGTGAGCGGAGTTCGGAGCATTCGGACACCGCAGTTGATGTCGAAGCCGACCGCGCCGGGGGAGATACAGCCCTCCTCGGCGT
It includes:
- a CDS encoding PAS domain-containing protein, which produces MDNDDTDLGLTPDRAERLVSLALETGGMNAALVDTELRPTWVHNDGPDPPDSEISDRTDTELFSGDAAAPAMEVKRRAIETRSRVTETFTFVKPWGQHRYRAGAEPIYDDDEVVGAMFAATDLSDVYRLLERTTDAVYTVDTDWEVTFWNDRMAERTGVDAADIVGENLWETFGDSVPEELEERYRTVMATGEPAAFEQYVPEPFDYWVEIRAFADDNGLSVYSRDVTERKEHEQRLETQRDTLDVLNQVLRHDIRNDLQLVLGYTDILADHVDEEAAGYLGTIRSSAEHAVELTTTAREISAVLFSDAEELNRVGLRPVLQREIEGIRNAYPEAVVDVEGPIPDCVVVADEMLDSVFRNLLKNAVQHNDKPVPRITVSTTETADEIVVRISDNGPGIPEGAAETVFGKGEKGLESEGTGIGLFLVQALVEGYDGDVAVEDPGSEGATFAVTLTKVERSETDE
- a CDS encoding Na+/H+ antiporter NhaC family protein, coding for MASEFGALSVVPPLLAIVLAIATRRAVLSLFLGIWSGAVIFTGGLGVVQTFEWIVAAVAGDFHVRILVFTLLLGSGVAMIWNLGGSYAVRDWAIARLDSQRQAGAVAWALGVVLFFDDYANTAIVGSAMKDVSDHLRVSREKLSYIVDSTAAPVATLGISSWVAFQLSLITDGYEAAGVADHPPAFEVFLNSIPFNMYSILAIVMVAIIVFSGRDYGEMLDAEHRSWRTGQVNREGARPMQDVESDLGAPSAENPRLVSFFAPIGVLIAVTIGSALWTGYSPGASLMDMVTNADFASALIYGSFAMVVTGFALGKLYGILPLGEATDTVIDGFGLMLTAVSILVLAWGIGEVVSALQTGEYVAGVVGEQFPVAVLPALVLLLAAFIAFSTGTSWGTMGILTPIVIPVAWNLTGDHTIIAAMVGVIFSGAIFGDHSSPISDTTVLSSTFTGADLIDHVRTQLYYAITVALVAVVLLLVWGLTRITPLALLPLGVVLLVGLVYGLSEFDANRKGVSPVVSEAPQDGAAPSDD
- the asd gene encoding aspartate-semialdehyde dehydrogenase, producing MSVRVGLLGATGAVGQRFVQLLHDHPTFEIAAVTASPESAGESYRDAAKWRVDTPIPESVAGMTVIETSAEAIPDDLDLLFSSLPSGVAAEVEPELCRAGHVVSSNSSNERMAEDVPLTIPEVNADHLDLIETQRAERGWDGALVKNPNCSTITMTPTLAALDQFGLSRVHVSTLQAVSGAGYSGVTSMEIIDNVLPYIGGEEEKMETESRKLLGSVEDGELSLHDVEVAASCNRVPSLDGHLENVFAELDENPTAAEVHEALADFAGVDLPSAPEQPIHVFEDPERPQPRLDRMRGQGMQISAGGLRETPEGIQYNCLAHNTIRGAAGASVLNGELLVEEGWV
- a CDS encoding D-2-hydroxyacid dehydrogenase translates to MSEPDVLLLRQKIHGISVDDYAEAMRERLPDADIAVAETPEQERELIPHARVVAGFNIDPEMLERAENLELFACSFAGTGHLPMEALEEAGVAVTNASGVHGPNISEYVLGALLSMARDFPRAARNQRNHVWQSFGTDELQGSTVTIVGMGAIGQATVERLDAFGVDTIGVRYSPEKGGPTDEVLGFEDIHDALARTDSLVLACPLTDATEQLIDSEAFKTLSPDATLVNIARGGVVDTDALVAALRSNDIGAAFLDVTDPEPLPADHPLWAFDNVRITPHNAGHTPKYFDRLSDIVAANYEALKTGGDIENRVV
- a CDS encoding MFS transporter; translated protein: MLSADTRQRLLVAVAAATRFGSGVLLGTGLAFYLGRDDASALVVGLVTTAYFLGMTVFSPFWGAVADVTGRRRAVLVATGLGATLALAPLFLFSGVWVPILSRGLYAVFAVGFAPVMLGVVSARGGDEGRGRSLGFFNAARATGFTGGQLAVGLLLGMLAPEWMYAVIVAGSLLSTLVVAFLDDSAAPKPDSQPTVHELLAEVRRRLIPAVDDRDHLRRNGLWMLYVALAFRNATVMGLFGLMPVYLPETLGISEFAMGALLAINPAGQTVFMLLFGRIADAWGRKPLVVVGIAGSGLFALVAAAATLFAGPLRLVVAALSFVIIAAAYSAMTTGALAFIGDVAPESRESELMGLRSTAKGVGGVFGPVLIGGLVALVGYPTAFAVGSSMAFIAAGLAGWKLVESREGVVFPGRGAVPGDD
- a CDS encoding aldo/keto reductase, which codes for MTEMQYTRLGATGLEVSRLCLGCMNFGSGSEWMMNDRGESIDLLHEAMDAGINFLDTANVYSTGESEEIVGEAIQSRNRDELVVATKVRGEMHEGPNGSGLSRKHILDQVEASLDRLGTDYIDLYQIHRWDDDTPIEETLAALDHLVETGRVRYIGASTMSAYQFTKALYTSDIEDYSRFTCMQPEYSAAARHEEANLLPVCEGEDVGVIPWSPLAGGFLTGKYERDADAPEGSRGAASEHVERKFTEANWEVLDEVRAVADDHDATPAQVSLAWLLAQDAVTAPIIGPKNSEQLQDNLGALDLDLSDDEVERIAAPKTPRWPAE
- a CDS encoding translation initiation factor eIF-2B — translated: MIDETVAEIREMRSHSSSAVAVKAATALRELLDREYVSAETFDRDLEHNAGALRRANPSHASLHTAMRSIVDAVAGEADTPEEAKSLLEGAIEDAVTRVESGKRRAAAHAADTFEDGETILTHDYSSTVLEAVEASCAEGCHLTAYVTEARPRYLGRKTARTLAGIDRVEPHLLVDSAAGYVMEDVDRVIVGMDCIVEDTLYNRIGTYPIAAVAAREGVPVTVVGSSTKVIDDFRFENEFRPGSEVMREPVEGVEIENPAYDATPVELIDSLITDEGVSEP
- a CDS encoding RtcB family protein; translated protein: MTTREFDGVTLERVREHVWEIPREGGMRVPGRVLASEALLDDIGEDDSLQQLKNAAHLPGMTKYALAMPDAHQGYGFPVGGVGAIDAEEGCISPGAVGFDINCGVRMLRTPLTYEDVRGREEELVEALFDAVPSGLGGGGVVNGSRDAVEGAMERGVEWAVEEGYATEADLAHCEDEGCRHDAKPEFVSKKAKDRGMNQMGSLGSGNHFLEVQRVTDTFDDGVADAYGLEEGQIVVLIHCGSRGLGHQICSDYVRKIEQQHGDLLEELPDKDLAAAPAGSELAEEYYGAMCAAVNFAWVNRQLITHRTRETLADVFDGVESEDVELLYDVAHNIAKRETHEVEGEDRELFVHRKGATRAFPPGREEVPDAYRDVGQPVIIPGSMGAGSYVLKGGERSLSETFGSTAHGAGRLMSRTQAKQEFWGGDVQDDLAEQDHIYVKANSGATVAEEAPGVYKDVDEVVAVSDALGIGDKVARTFPVCNIKG